The following are from one region of the Streptomyces rubrogriseus genome:
- a CDS encoding LacI family DNA-binding transcriptional regulator, with translation MGHPFPIREIARQAGLSEATVDRVLNGRGGVRESTAYEVRRAIADLDRQRTQVRLVGRTFMCDIVMQAPERFTTAVRAALEAELPALHPAVVRCRFHFRETGPAGELTATLDRIARRGSQGVVLKAPDVPEVTAAVGRLTAAGVPVVTLATDLPASPRAAYVGIDDRAAGATAAYLMGQWLGDRPGNVLTSLSSGFFRNEEEREMGFRGVMRARHPGRALVEIAEGQGLDATQYDLVRAALERDPDIRAVYSMGGGNIATLRAFEDLGRPCDVFVAHDLDQDNTRLLRERRLSVVLHHDLRQDLREACRHVMRAHGALPPAGPARPSPIQVVTPHNMPPDVPFDTATV, from the coding sequence ATGGGGCACCCCTTCCCGATCCGGGAGATCGCCCGGCAGGCGGGCCTGAGCGAGGCCACCGTCGACCGGGTGCTCAACGGCCGCGGCGGCGTGCGCGAGAGCACCGCGTACGAGGTCCGACGGGCCATCGCCGACCTGGACCGCCAGCGCACCCAGGTACGGCTGGTCGGCCGCACGTTCATGTGCGACATCGTGATGCAGGCGCCGGAGCGCTTCACCACCGCCGTGCGGGCCGCGCTGGAGGCCGAACTGCCCGCGCTGCACCCGGCCGTGGTGCGCTGCCGCTTCCACTTCCGAGAGACGGGCCCGGCCGGGGAGCTGACCGCGACCCTGGACCGGATCGCCCGGCGCGGCTCCCAGGGGGTGGTCCTGAAGGCCCCGGACGTCCCCGAGGTGACCGCCGCCGTCGGCCGGCTGACCGCCGCGGGCGTCCCCGTCGTCACCCTGGCGACGGACCTGCCCGCAAGCCCCCGGGCGGCCTACGTCGGCATCGACGACCGGGCCGCGGGCGCGACCGCCGCCTACCTGATGGGCCAGTGGCTCGGCGACCGCCCCGGCAACGTCCTCACCAGCCTCAGCAGCGGCTTCTTCCGCAACGAGGAGGAGCGCGAGATGGGCTTCCGCGGCGTCATGCGGGCCCGCCACCCCGGCCGGGCACTCGTCGAGATCGCCGAGGGGCAGGGCCTGGACGCCACCCAGTACGACCTGGTGCGGGCCGCGCTCGAACGCGACCCGGACATCCGGGCGGTCTACTCGATGGGCGGCGGCAACATCGCCACCCTGCGCGCCTTCGAGGACCTCGGCCGCCCATGCGACGTGTTCGTCGCCCACGACCTCGACCAGGACAACACCCGGCTGCTGCGCGAGCGGCGCCTGTCCGTCGTCCTCCACCACGACCTGCGCCAGGACCTGCGCGAGGCCTGCCGCCACGTGATGCGTGCCCACGGCGCCCTGCCGCCCGCCGGTCCGGCGCGGCCCTCGCCGATCCAGGTCGTCACCCCGCACAACATGCCGCCCGACGTGCCCTTCGACACCGCGACCGTGTGA
- a CDS encoding phytanoyl-CoA dioxygenase family protein, with protein sequence MPAAPVPAHRSQLSAGDCDLEAFRELVEQPTDPTAHPRAAAVEQHVPVYDAGQLRDDEGTAAELVHALADGPGLVVLRGAFPDPAVVDRATAVFDALIAEQRASGASAGDHFAAPGANDRVWNALEKAALRDAEAFADYYANDALALVARAWLGPGYQVTSQINVVNPGGAAQTVHRDYHLGFLSERAAAAYPAHVHRLSPVLTLQGAVAHCDMPVESGPTMYLPHSQKYEPGYLAWRLPEFRAYFEARHVQLPLAKGDAVFFSPALFHAAGTNRSAGIRRMANLLQISSAFGRAMETVDREAVVNAVYPVLLRRKAEGADERWLEQVVAASAEGYPFPTNLDRDPPVDGLAPPSQADAVRRALREEWTPQALRAQLRAGHARRESR encoded by the coding sequence ATGCCCGCAGCGCCCGTCCCCGCCCACCGCTCCCAGCTGTCCGCAGGCGACTGCGACCTCGAAGCCTTCCGCGAGCTGGTCGAGCAGCCGACCGACCCGACCGCCCACCCGCGGGCCGCCGCCGTGGAGCAGCACGTCCCCGTGTACGACGCCGGGCAGCTGCGCGACGACGAGGGCACGGCGGCCGAACTCGTCCACGCCCTCGCCGACGGCCCCGGCCTCGTCGTCCTCAGGGGCGCCTTTCCGGACCCGGCGGTGGTCGACCGGGCCACCGCGGTGTTCGACGCGCTGATCGCCGAGCAGCGCGCCTCGGGGGCCTCCGCCGGTGATCACTTCGCCGCGCCGGGGGCCAACGACCGGGTGTGGAACGCCCTGGAGAAGGCGGCCCTGCGCGATGCGGAGGCGTTCGCCGACTACTACGCCAATGACGCCCTGGCCCTGGTCGCCCGCGCCTGGCTCGGCCCCGGCTACCAGGTCACCTCCCAGATCAACGTGGTCAACCCGGGCGGCGCCGCCCAGACCGTGCACCGCGACTACCACCTGGGCTTCCTCTCGGAGCGGGCCGCCGCCGCGTACCCGGCGCACGTGCACCGCCTGTCCCCGGTGCTCACCCTCCAGGGCGCCGTCGCGCACTGCGACATGCCCGTGGAGTCGGGGCCCACGATGTACCTGCCGCACTCCCAGAAGTACGAGCCCGGCTATCTGGCCTGGCGGCTGCCGGAGTTCCGGGCCTACTTCGAGGCGCGTCACGTGCAGTTGCCGCTGGCCAAGGGAGACGCGGTGTTCTTCAGCCCCGCGTTGTTCCACGCGGCGGGCACCAACCGCTCCGCGGGCATCCGCCGTATGGCCAACCTGCTGCAGATCTCCTCCGCGTTCGGCCGGGCCATGGAGACCGTGGACCGGGAGGCGGTGGTGAACGCCGTCTACCCGGTGCTGCTGCGGCGGAAGGCCGAGGGCGCGGACGAGCGGTGGCTGGAGCAGGTGGTCGCCGCGAGCGCGGAGGGGTACCCCTTCCCCACCAACCTCGACCGCGACCCGCCGGTCGACGGCCTGGCCCCGCCCTCCCAGGCGGACGCCGTACGGCGGGCGCTGCGCGAGGAGTGGACACCGCAGGCGCTCCGCGCGCAGCTGCGGGCGGGCCACGCACGACGAGAGAGCCGGTGA
- a CDS encoding Gfo/Idh/MocA family protein: MRIGILGLGRIGAFHAETLAGLDSVGSLVVADPFADAAKAAAERFGAEVADSPEAVLAAGVDGVVVAAATDAHPDLILAAVEAGVPVFCEKPVARTMAEGVEVLKALAGRDVPVQIGYQRRFDTGFAAARAAVRSGELGPLHTVRSTTLDPAPPPAAYVAASGGIFRDCSVHDFDSIRWVTGREVSEVYAVGGNRGADYIREAGDADTTGAVLTLDDGTIAVVSNSRHNARGYDVRMEIHGFDDSIAVGLEDRLPLRSVEPGVTFPAGTPHDFFMDRFTAAYRAELTAFTEVVAGARTSPCTVEDALEAGWIAEACTLSLHEHRPVTIAEVRRG, from the coding sequence ATGCGTATCGGAATCCTCGGCCTCGGCCGCATCGGCGCCTTCCACGCCGAGACCCTCGCCGGACTCGACTCCGTCGGCTCGCTCGTCGTCGCCGACCCGTTCGCGGACGCCGCGAAGGCCGCCGCGGAGCGGTTCGGTGCCGAGGTCGCGGACTCGCCGGAGGCCGTGCTCGCCGCCGGTGTGGACGGTGTGGTGGTCGCGGCGGCGACCGACGCCCACCCGGACCTGATCCTGGCCGCCGTCGAGGCCGGTGTGCCCGTCTTCTGCGAGAAGCCCGTCGCCCGCACCATGGCGGAGGGCGTCGAGGTGCTCAAGGCGCTCGCGGGCCGCGACGTGCCGGTCCAGATCGGTTACCAGCGCCGCTTCGACACCGGGTTCGCCGCAGCGCGGGCCGCCGTGCGCAGCGGTGAGCTGGGACCGCTGCACACCGTACGGTCGACCACGCTGGACCCGGCCCCACCGCCCGCCGCGTACGTCGCCGCCTCCGGGGGCATCTTCCGGGACTGCTCGGTGCACGACTTCGACTCGATCCGCTGGGTGACGGGCCGGGAGGTGAGCGAGGTCTACGCCGTCGGCGGCAACCGCGGTGCCGACTACATCAGGGAGGCGGGCGACGCGGACACCACCGGCGCGGTGCTCACCCTGGACGACGGCACCATCGCGGTGGTCTCCAACAGCCGCCACAACGCCCGCGGGTACGACGTCCGCATGGAGATCCACGGCTTCGACGACTCGATCGCCGTCGGACTGGAGGACCGGCTGCCGCTGCGCTCGGTCGAGCCGGGCGTGACGTTCCCGGCCGGTACTCCGCACGACTTCTTCATGGACCGCTTCACGGCCGCCTACCGCGCGGAGCTGACCGCGTTCACCGAGGTCGTCGCCGGCGCCCGCACCTCGCCCTGCACGGTCGAGGACGCGCTGGAGGCGGGCTGGATCGCCGAGGCGTGCACGCTGTCGCTGCACGAGCACCGGCCGGTGACGATCGCCGAGGTGCGGCGCGGCTGA
- a CDS encoding VOC family protein — translation MSSRLNPYLSFDGDARPAMEFYEQVFGGTLALNTFGSAGMPDPAYTDKIMHGMLETPSGFTLMGADTPPGMEYTPGNTFAVSLSGDDAAELRGYWEKLSAGGSVAVPLEKQMWGDVFGMCTDRFGVTWMVNISEPAG, via the coding sequence ATGTCCTCGCGTCTCAACCCGTACCTCAGCTTCGACGGCGACGCCCGACCGGCGATGGAGTTCTACGAGCAGGTGTTCGGCGGCACCCTGGCGCTGAACACCTTCGGCTCGGCCGGCATGCCGGACCCCGCCTACACCGACAAGATCATGCACGGCATGCTGGAGACACCGAGCGGCTTCACCCTGATGGGAGCCGACACCCCGCCCGGGATGGAGTACACGCCGGGGAACACCTTCGCGGTGAGTCTCAGCGGCGACGACGCCGCCGAGCTGCGCGGCTACTGGGAGAAGCTGTCCGCCGGCGGTTCCGTCGCCGTGCCCCTGGAGAAGCAGATGTGGGGCGACGTCTTCGGCATGTGCACGGACCGGTTCGGCGTCACCTGGATGGTGAACATCAGCGAGCCGGCGGGCTGA
- a CDS encoding sugar phosphate isomerase/epimerase family protein gives MPSALDRIRVGSAPDSWGVWFPDDPRQVPWERFLDEVTEAGYDWIELGPYGYLPTDPARLTDEVTRRGLKVSAGTIFCGLHRGPSEWDATWEQVGRVAALTKAMDAKHLVVIPSFWRDDKTAEILEPPELTGEQWVHLTRGMERLGREVRDTYGLDIVVHPHADTHIDTEEHVERFLDATDSDLVNLCLDTGHYAYCGGDSVKLIETYGERIGYLHLKQVDPVILAGVREGGVPFGPAVQRGVMCEPPGGVPELGPVLTAAQELGVDLFAIVEQDMYPCEPDKPLPIAVRTRKFLRSCGA, from the coding sequence ATGCCCTCTGCCCTCGACCGCATCCGCGTCGGCTCGGCCCCCGACTCCTGGGGCGTCTGGTTCCCCGACGACCCCCGGCAGGTGCCGTGGGAACGGTTCCTGGACGAGGTCACCGAGGCCGGCTACGACTGGATCGAGCTGGGACCCTACGGCTACCTCCCCACCGACCCGGCCCGGCTCACCGACGAGGTGACCCGGCGCGGCCTCAAGGTCTCCGCGGGCACCATCTTCTGCGGGCTGCACCGCGGCCCCTCCGAGTGGGACGCCACCTGGGAACAGGTCGGCCGCGTCGCCGCCCTCACCAAGGCCATGGACGCGAAGCACCTCGTCGTCATCCCGTCCTTCTGGCGCGACGACAAGACCGCCGAGATCCTGGAGCCGCCGGAGCTGACCGGCGAGCAGTGGGTCCACCTCACCCGGGGCATGGAACGCCTGGGCCGCGAGGTGCGGGACACCTACGGTCTGGACATCGTCGTCCACCCGCACGCCGACACCCACATCGACACCGAGGAGCACGTCGAACGCTTCCTCGACGCCACCGACTCCGACCTGGTGAACCTCTGCCTGGACACCGGTCACTACGCCTACTGCGGCGGCGACAGCGTCAAGCTGATCGAGACCTACGGCGAGCGCATCGGCTACCTCCACCTCAAGCAGGTCGACCCGGTGATCCTCGCCGGGGTGCGCGAGGGCGGGGTGCCGTTCGGCCCGGCCGTGCAGCGCGGCGTGATGTGCGAGCCGCCCGGCGGCGTGCCGGAGCTGGGCCCGGTGCTCACGGCCGCCCAGGAACTCGGCGTCGACCTGTTCGCCATCGTCGAGCAGGACATGTACCCCTGCGAGCCGGACAAGCCGCTGCCCATCGCGGTACGCACCCGGAAGTTCCTGCGCTCCTGCGGAGCCTGA
- a CDS encoding ATP-binding cassette domain-containing protein, with the protein MTSKTPAAPGTHGAVLADPAPEQDRPLVELRRAGKSYGNIRALHGVDLAVHPGRVTCVLGDNGAGKSTLIKIISGLHQHTEGEFLVDGEAVRFGTPRDALARGIATVYQDLATIPLMPVWRNFFLGSEMTKGPWPVRRLDIARMKRTADEELRNMGIVLDDLEQPIGTLSGGQRQCVAIARAVYFGARVLILDEPTAALGVKQSGVVLKYIAAARERGLGVIFITHNPHHAYMVGDHFSVLRLGTLELSAARADITLEALTNHMAGGAELAALKHELAQVGGVDVEALPDDAGAAEKPAAPDTADRTEAANPDVAASDSTASGTAEGKA; encoded by the coding sequence ATGACCAGCAAGACCCCCGCAGCCCCCGGCACCCACGGCGCCGTCCTGGCCGACCCCGCACCCGAGCAGGACCGACCCCTGGTCGAACTGCGCCGGGCCGGCAAGTCCTACGGCAACATCCGCGCCCTGCACGGCGTCGACCTCGCCGTACACCCCGGCCGGGTGACCTGCGTGCTCGGTGACAACGGTGCCGGCAAGTCCACCCTCATCAAGATCATCTCCGGGCTGCACCAGCACACCGAGGGCGAGTTCCTCGTCGACGGCGAGGCCGTGCGCTTCGGCACCCCGCGCGACGCGCTGGCCCGCGGCATCGCCACGGTCTACCAGGACCTGGCCACGATCCCGCTGATGCCGGTGTGGCGGAACTTCTTCCTCGGCTCCGAGATGACCAAGGGCCCCTGGCCCGTGCGCCGCCTCGACATCGCCCGCATGAAGCGGACCGCCGACGAGGAACTGCGCAACATGGGCATCGTCCTGGACGACCTCGAACAGCCCATCGGCACCCTCTCCGGCGGCCAGCGCCAGTGCGTGGCCATCGCCCGCGCCGTCTACTTCGGCGCCCGCGTCCTCATCCTCGACGAGCCCACCGCCGCGCTCGGCGTCAAGCAGTCCGGCGTGGTCCTCAAGTACATCGCCGCCGCCCGCGAACGCGGACTCGGCGTCATCTTCATCACCCACAACCCCCACCACGCCTACATGGTCGGCGACCACTTCAGCGTGCTGCGCCTGGGCACCCTCGAACTGAGCGCGGCCCGCGCCGACATCACCCTCGAGGCGCTCACCAACCACATGGCGGGCGGCGCCGAACTCGCCGCCCTCAAGCACGAGCTGGCGCAGGTCGGCGGAGTCGACGTGGAGGCGCTGCCCGACGACGCGGGCGCTGCGGAGAAGCCCGCCGCACCCGATACTGCCGACAGGACCGAGGCCGCGAATCCCGACGTCGCGGCATCCGACAGCACCGCATCCGGCACCGCCGAAGGGAAGGCCTGA
- a CDS encoding ABC transporter permease has translation MSMAQQAEPAVTTPPAPGPKQTDGRTRERSVALRVLARPEVGVFLGAVAVFVFFLIAAPTLRDGGSMATVLYQSSTIGIMALPVALLMIGGEFDLSAGVAVVTSALTAGMLSYQLTMNVWMGVVVALVASLAVGAFNGWVLMKTGLPSFLVTLATFLVLQGVNLAVTKLVTGNVATDDISDMDGFDQAKALFASSFDVGGVEVKITVVWWLVFAALATWVLLRTKYGNWIFAVGGSQESARAVGVPVTFTKITLFMLVGFGAWFVGMHQLFSFNTVQSGEGVGQELIYIAAAVIGGCLLTGGYGSAIGPVFGAFMFGMVNQGIVFAGWNPDWFKAFLGVMLLGAVLINLYVRRAATRR, from the coding sequence ATGAGCATGGCCCAACAGGCTGAGCCGGCGGTGACCACACCGCCGGCCCCCGGCCCCAAACAGACCGACGGGCGCACCCGTGAGCGCTCCGTGGCGCTGCGGGTGCTCGCCCGGCCCGAGGTCGGGGTCTTCCTCGGCGCCGTCGCCGTGTTCGTCTTCTTCCTGATCGCCGCACCCACCCTCCGCGACGGCGGCTCCATGGCGACGGTGCTGTACCAGTCGTCCACCATCGGCATCATGGCGCTGCCCGTCGCCCTGCTGATGATCGGCGGCGAGTTCGACCTGTCCGCCGGTGTCGCCGTGGTCACCTCGGCGCTCACCGCGGGCATGCTCAGCTACCAGCTGACCATGAACGTCTGGATGGGCGTGGTCGTCGCCCTCGTGGCCTCGCTCGCCGTCGGCGCCTTCAACGGCTGGGTGCTGATGAAGACCGGCCTGCCGAGCTTCCTGGTCACGCTGGCCACCTTCCTGGTCCTCCAGGGCGTCAACCTCGCCGTCACCAAGCTCGTCACCGGCAACGTCGCCACCGACGACATCAGCGACATGGACGGCTTCGACCAGGCCAAGGCCCTGTTCGCCTCGTCCTTCGACGTCGGCGGCGTCGAGGTGAAGATCACGGTGGTGTGGTGGCTGGTCTTCGCGGCCCTGGCCACCTGGGTCCTGCTGCGCACCAAGTACGGCAACTGGATCTTCGCCGTCGGCGGCAGCCAGGAGTCCGCCCGCGCGGTCGGCGTGCCGGTCACCTTCACCAAGATCACGCTGTTCATGCTGGTCGGCTTCGGCGCCTGGTTCGTCGGCATGCACCAGCTGTTCTCATTCAACACCGTGCAGTCGGGTGAGGGCGTCGGCCAGGAGCTGATCTACATCGCCGCGGCGGTGATCGGCGGCTGTCTGCTCACCGGCGGCTACGGCTCCGCGATCGGCCCCGTCTTCGGCGCCTTCATGTTCGGCATGGTGAACCAGGGCATCGTCTTCGCGGGCTGGAACCCCGACTGGTTCAAGGCCTTCCTCGGCGTGATGCTCCTCGGCGCCGTCCTCATCAACCTGTACGTCCGCCGCGCCGCGACCCGGAGGTGA
- a CDS encoding sugar ABC transporter substrate-binding protein, translated as MDRSSHARSRRFAPAVALAAAAALTLAGCSSSSGGKKADEESDAGASAGKANTPRMTVALVTHQAPGDTFWDIVRKGAQAAADKDNVKLVYSADPNAGNQANLVQNAIDQKVDGIAVTLAKPDALRSVLDKAEKAGIPVVGLNSGLADWKKLGLMEFFGQDESVAGEALGKRLNEDGAKKAVCVIHEQGNVGLTQRCDGVKKTFEGSIENLYVNGTDMPSVKSTVTAKLKQDGDIDHLITLGAPFAMTAVQSVDESGSKAKVATFDLNKELTGAIEKGDIEFAVDQQPYLQGYLAVDGLWLYKNNGNYSGGGEQPVLTGPAFVDKTNVKAVAEFASKGTR; from the coding sequence ATGGACCGCTCTTCGCACGCCCGCTCCCGCAGATTCGCCCCTGCCGTGGCCCTCGCCGCCGCCGCGGCCCTGACCCTCGCCGGCTGCTCCAGCAGCTCGGGCGGGAAGAAGGCCGACGAGGAGAGCGACGCGGGCGCCTCCGCGGGCAAGGCGAACACCCCCCGCATGACGGTCGCCCTGGTCACCCACCAGGCCCCCGGCGACACCTTCTGGGACATCGTCCGCAAGGGCGCCCAGGCGGCCGCCGACAAGGACAACGTCAAGCTCGTCTACTCCGCCGACCCGAACGCGGGCAACCAGGCCAACCTGGTGCAGAACGCGATCGACCAGAAGGTCGACGGCATCGCCGTCACCCTCGCCAAGCCGGACGCCCTGCGAAGCGTCCTCGACAAGGCGGAGAAGGCCGGCATACCCGTGGTCGGGCTCAACTCCGGTCTGGCGGACTGGAAGAAGCTCGGCCTGATGGAGTTCTTCGGCCAGGACGAGAGCGTGGCCGGTGAGGCGCTCGGCAAGCGGCTCAACGAGGACGGGGCCAAGAAGGCCGTCTGCGTCATCCACGAGCAGGGCAACGTCGGCCTGACCCAGCGCTGCGACGGCGTGAAGAAGACCTTCGAGGGGTCCATCGAGAACCTCTACGTCAACGGCACCGACATGCCCTCGGTGAAGTCGACCGTCACCGCCAAGCTCAAGCAGGACGGCGACATCGACCACCTGATCACGCTCGGCGCCCCCTTCGCCATGACCGCCGTGCAGTCGGTGGACGAGTCCGGCAGCAAGGCCAAGGTCGCCACCTTCGACCTCAACAAGGAACTGACCGGCGCCATCGAGAAGGGCGACATCGAGTTCGCCGTCGACCAGCAGCCCTACCTCCAGGGCTACCTCGCGGTCGACGGACTGTGGCTCTACAAGAACAACGGCAACTACAGCGGCGGCGGGGAGCAGCCGGTGCTGACCGGTCCGGCCTTCGTCGACAAGACCAACGTCAAGGCCGTCGCCGAGTTCGCCTCGAAGGGCACCCGGTGA
- the iolC gene encoding 5-dehydro-2-deoxygluconokinase encodes MAESVPRFDLITMGRIGVDLYPLQTGVPLAEVETFGKFLGGSASNVAVAAARLGRATAVITRTGDDPFGGYLHGALKEFGVDDRWVTPVAAYPTPVTFCEIFPPDDFPLYFYRRPKAPDLEIRPEELDLDAIRAASIFWMTGTGLSEEPSRTATLAALAHRAKSGTTVFDLDWRPMFWADPDQARPYYAEALGHATVAVGNLDECEIATGVREPRACAEALLAAGVELAVVKQGPKGVLAVHRDGRSAEVPPVPVEVVNGLGAGDAFGGSLCHGLLSGWELERIMRYANAAGALVASRLACSSAMPTEAEVDDLLARATP; translated from the coding sequence ATGGCCGAGTCAGTCCCGCGTTTCGATCTGATCACGATGGGCCGCATCGGGGTCGATCTCTATCCTCTGCAGACGGGCGTACCCCTGGCGGAGGTTGAGACCTTCGGCAAGTTTCTCGGCGGTTCGGCCTCCAACGTCGCGGTCGCGGCCGCCCGGCTCGGCCGCGCCACGGCCGTCATCACCCGCACGGGCGACGACCCCTTCGGCGGCTATCTGCACGGCGCGCTGAAGGAGTTCGGCGTCGACGACCGCTGGGTCACCCCGGTCGCCGCGTACCCGACCCCGGTGACGTTCTGCGAGATCTTCCCGCCGGACGACTTCCCGCTGTACTTCTACCGCCGCCCCAAGGCACCGGACCTGGAGATCCGCCCGGAGGAGCTGGACCTGGACGCGATCCGCGCGGCCTCGATCTTCTGGATGACCGGCACCGGACTGAGCGAGGAACCGAGCCGCACGGCGACGCTGGCCGCCCTCGCCCACCGCGCCAAGTCCGGCACCACGGTCTTCGACCTGGACTGGCGCCCCATGTTCTGGGCCGACCCGGACCAGGCCCGCCCGTACTACGCCGAGGCGCTCGGGCACGCGACCGTCGCGGTCGGCAACCTGGACGAGTGCGAGATCGCCACGGGCGTGCGTGAACCCCGCGCCTGCGCCGAGGCGTTGCTGGCGGCCGGGGTGGAGCTGGCCGTGGTCAAGCAGGGCCCGAAGGGGGTCCTCGCCGTGCACCGCGACGGCCGGTCGGCCGAGGTGCCGCCGGTCCCGGTCGAGGTGGTCAACGGCCTCGGCGCGGGCGACGCGTTCGGCGGCTCCCTGTGCCACGGTCTGCTCTCCGGCTGGGAGCTGGAGCGGATCATGCGGTACGCCAACGCGGCCGGCGCCCTCGTCGCCTCCCGTCTCGCCTGTTCCTCCGCGATGCCCACCGAGGCCGAGGTCGACGACCTCCTCGCGCGAGCCACTCCCTGA